Genomic window (Zestosphaera sp.):
GTTATTGACGGCTTTTAATCTTAACTTTATTCATGTGGTTTTGGTGGTCTCGTGAATAGCGACTCACTTAAAGGTTTGTTCAGGCGTGTGTTTAGTGAGTTTAGGTTCATGCTTAAAGGTAATGTCGGGATCATGGCTATCTCATGGTTCCTATTCAGTCTTAGTGGTGCTCTTGTTCAGCCCTTTTTTACGCTCTATGCTAAGAGCCTCGGAGCTGACGAGTTCTCAATAGCTTTAGTTAAGTCAGCAGGTCTCTTAGCGCTTTCCATAGCTTTGATTCCTGGAGGCCTGCTCACAGACTACATTGGTAGAGTTAAGATGATAGTAGCCGGCACTATAGGGATAACGGTTATTCAATTTCTTTACGCTCTAGCGGATAGCTGGAGGTTTCTAGCTCTTATATGGATTTTAGACGAGTTACTTCACTTTTATCAACCAGCACTCTCAGCAATAGTTATGGACTCACTACCTAAGGATAAGACTCTAAAAGGCTTCATAATCCTTCAAGTATTCCCAAACTTGCCGTGGCTATTCATGCCTTTAGTAGGTGGCTACCTGTACGACACGTACGGGTTGATAGGTATTAGAGCAGGCTTTATACTTTCTGGAATAATCAGTGCCATAGTAACTATCTTGAGGATTAAAGGATTTAAAGAAACCTACAGCTACAGACAAAACAACTCAAGTCCGAGAAATATAGTTTATAACTTAGTAAAGAACAGGAATAAAGTTTTCAATGCTTTAAGAGTTTACGTCTATACTGCTTTGTTATTCCCGATAGCTACGGGAGTTTCAAGCACCTACAGCTCTATCTACGTAGTTGACGAGCTCGGCATGAGCAAAGTTGATTTAGGAGAGATTACGAGCTTCTCCATCGCCTTAAGCATAGCGTTTTCCTCGATATTCTCGACCTTCAAGAACGTTGATAAACATCTGCGTGAGCTGGGAGTGCTGGGGTCACTCTCCGTAGCTCTCTCACAGGCCGCATTGGGGCTTGCAGGAAAGACAGCCACCAACTTTGTTTTTCTTGCCGCACTCTCTTTTGTATTGAGTCAAGTAGGCTCTACACTGACAGGACCCGTAATCTCAGCAACACTCACTAGAATCATACCCATTGAACTCAGAGGCACTATGACAGGAATTCAGCGAACGTTAGAAACTCTAGGCAGTTCTCTAGGTTCTTTTATAGCAGGAGTGCTCTACATCGTATTAGGCCCCTCAGACTCCCTACTGATCAGCTCGCTACTTGGATTAACAGCCACTTACTACTTACTAATGCTTCTAACTAAACTCACTACTTAGTCAGTGTTCCACTTCTTGAAGTATGTGATTCCTGAAGATCTGACTCGCGCTATTTTTAACGTTTCAGTTAAGAATATATCTGACAGGTGTTTTAATCGTGCCGTGGAGGAGAGCCTTCCTCTCAGTGGATTTGGAGGGACTACCTCACGTCGTAAGTCGTCTTCATTTAGTTCCTGGAAGACCTCTCTGGGAAGAGGCTAGAGAAATAGCTACTAAGGTCGTTGTGAGGGCGTGTGAGGTCTTGAGAGATAGCGGGTTCGAGGAAGTAGTTGTTGCTGACAGCCATGGGGATATGGTCAACCTAGAAGTGAGTAAGTTTTCAGACTATGTGGTGTTAGTCAGAGGTTACCCCAGACCCACTTCTATGATAGCTGGTGCTGAAGGGAGTGACGTTGCTTTAATGATAGGATATCACTCGGGCTTCGGCACTCGTAAGGCAGTTTTTGATCATACGTTCAGCGGGGCAGTAGTGAGAAGTCTTGAGTTCAACGGAGTCAGGTTCAGCGAGTATCTAGTGAATTCTTCTGCTTTAGGACATTTAGGAATTCCCGTAGTATTCTTGGCAGGCGACGAGAATTTAAGGACAGAGGTAGCTAAACACACTCCTTGGGTAGTATTCACTCCTTTAAAAGAATCACTAAGTAGGTATTCAGCAAAAAGTCCATCACTAAGTAGAGTGTTGAAGGACCTAGAATTAGGTATTAGAGAAGGATTAAGAAAACATGCTGAGGGCTTAACAAAGCCGTTCAAGATAGAGACACCGGTTACTGTCAGAGTGAGTTTTCACGAGAGTGGGTTTGCTGACGTAGCAGAACTCCTACCGATAGTAAAGAGGGTTGACAGCTTGACTGTAGAGTATGAGGCGCGCAATCCCGTAGAAGCCTACAAGATCTTAGAAGCGTTGATAATGGCTTCTCACGGCATTAGACTAATAACTGAGATTCAGTTAAGGTAGTTGCTACAGGTTTTCTCATGTTTAGGTCTCTCCTTAAACTAATAGAGAGTCCTGAAAAAATCGACTTCTTCAGGCTTTTCTATCCTTCTTTCTCGCTACCGCTAGTTTCTATATCTAGTGACGGCTTAAAGGCAGTTAAAGAATACGGACACTGTAGAGGGACTCAGCTAGTTATCGAGAATAACGGGTTAT
Coding sequences:
- a CDS encoding M55 family metallopeptidase — encoded protein: MPWRRAFLSVDLEGLPHVVSRLHLVPGRPLWEEAREIATKVVVRACEVLRDSGFEEVVVADSHGDMVNLEVSKFSDYVVLVRGYPRPTSMIAGAEGSDVALMIGYHSGFGTRKAVFDHTFSGAVVRSLEFNGVRFSEYLVNSSALGHLGIPVVFLAGDENLRTEVAKHTPWVVFTPLKESLSRYSAKSPSLSRVLKDLELGIREGLRKHAEGLTKPFKIETPVTVRVSFHESGFADVAELLPIVKRVDSLTVEYEARNPVEAYKILEALIMASHGIRLITEIQLR
- a CDS encoding MFS transporter, whose amino-acid sequence is MNSDSLKGLFRRVFSEFRFMLKGNVGIMAISWFLFSLSGALVQPFFTLYAKSLGADEFSIALVKSAGLLALSIALIPGGLLTDYIGRVKMIVAGTIGITVIQFLYALADSWRFLALIWILDELLHFYQPALSAIVMDSLPKDKTLKGFIILQVFPNLPWLFMPLVGGYLYDTYGLIGIRAGFILSGIISAIVTILRIKGFKETYSYRQNNSSPRNIVYNLVKNRNKVFNALRVYVYTALLFPIATGVSSTYSSIYVVDELGMSKVDLGEITSFSIALSIAFSSIFSTFKNVDKHLRELGVLGSLSVALSQAALGLAGKTATNFVFLAALSFVLSQVGSTLTGPVISATLTRIIPIELRGTMTGIQRTLETLGSSLGSFIAGVLYIVLGPSDSLLISSLLGLTATYYLLMLLTKLTT